The Panicum hallii strain FIL2 chromosome 9, PHallii_v3.1, whole genome shotgun sequence genome has a window encoding:
- the LOC112876670 gene encoding uncharacterized protein LOC112876670, translated as MHSLRRALRLPAPSTYTAAAAAASSSSCLRRLSSHRRASPPRSAATGDDEWNDAWETAWLPGDSPASSPAPAAPWESPASASAAAVPSISAEVDPDTKAFVADMDERWAERRAASRRGPPQRVSRAAEGGEGGAAARKKAQADEYRTRKQRVHAALWVKEIEKMEEARLGGGGGGADDIDRLLDSCSDIFDSGNADFGDSKIPSTTEIKTKPDGWETTSRGQDGNIWEISQREEDILLQEFERRIAFSKQQIASFIKTHIFSRRRPIDGWKYMIEEIGPNARKGKGSVQRLPSVTDPATQPYREDTPAIASSSSFRGNRPQ; from the exons ATGCACTCCCTTCGGCGCGCCCTTCGCCTCCCCGCCCCCTCCACctacaccgccgccgccgccgccgcctcctcgtcatcctgcctccgccgcctctcctcccaccgccgcgcgtcgccgccCCGTTCCGCTGCCACCGGGGACGACGAGTGGAACGATGCGTGGGAGACCGCATGGCTCCCGGGCGACTCCCCcgcctcctccccagcgcccgccgcgccgtggGAGTCGCCCGCCTCGGCGTCGGCGGCCGCCGTCCCGTCCATCTCCGCCGAGGTGGACCCGGACACGAAGGCCTTCGTGGCGGACATGGACGAGCGCTGGGCCGAGCGCCGGGCCGCGTCGAGGCGGGGCCCGCCGCAGCGCGTCTCTCGCGCGGCGGAAGGCGGggagggcggcgccgcggcgaggAAGAAGGCGCAGGCGGACGAGTACAGGACCAGGAAGCAGCGCGTTCACGCCGCGCTGTGGGTGAAGGAGATCGAGAAGATGGAGGAGGCGCGcctcggcggcggaggcggcggcgctgacgACATCGACCGGCTCCTCGACTCGTGCTCTGA TATCTTTGATTCTGGCAATGCTGATTTTGGTGATTCCAAGATCCCAAGCACTACTGAGATCAAAACCAAGCCTGACGGTTGGGAAACTACCTCAAGAGGTCAGGATGGCAATATATGGGAGATCTCACAGCGAGAAGAGGACATTCTTCTCCAGGAATTCGAAAGGAGAATCGCTTTCAGTAAACAGCAG ATTGCTAGCTTCATCAAAACCCACATTTTCAGTCGGAGGCGTCCTATTGATGGATGGAAATACATGATTGAAGAGATTGGCCCAAACGCgagaaaaggaaaggggagTGTGCAAAGGCTACCAAGTGTGACTGATCCTGCAACCCAGCCATACAGGGAAGACACTCCTGCGATCGCATCAAGTTCCTCATTCAGAGGAAATCGACCACAATGA
- the LOC112876671 gene encoding transcription factor BHLH062-like, which yields MVPSERGSVATAVSTAAADKLLHGPITGKKCKKAAPRKVHKAEREKLKRDHLNDLFVELGNMLEADRQNNGKACILTDTTRILRDLLVQVESLRKEHSNLQNESHYVAIERNELQDENGVLRKEISELQDELRMRSSSNPAGWGHGTAGLNPSVLNPASAVFSSQQAMQPPTIASTIFPMQQPLAPSAVIEHPYATPPPLELKLFPGAASVEVCKPSEDQEAPNHVARPQARYPTQSASWPVTLFSGLPRMEDEQCSSSTTSSSKEASTDRD from the exons ATGGTTCCATCAGAGAGGGGGAGCGTCGCCACCGCCGTCAGCACGGCTGCCGCCGACAAGCTGCTCCATGG GCCTATCACTGGCAAGAAGTGCAAGAAGGCGGCCCCAAGGAAGGTTCATAAGGCTGAGAGGGAGAAACTTAAACGCGACCACTTAAATGATCTCTTCGTTGAGCTGGGTAATATGCTAG AAGCAGATAGGCAGAACAATGGGAAGGCATGCATACTCACTGATACTACTCGGATACTAAGAGATCTGCTTGTTCAAGTAGAATCTCTTCGCAAGGAACATAGCAACCTTCAGAACGAATCTCATTAT GTTGCAATAGAGAGAAATGAGCTGCAGGATGAGAATGGTGTGCTCCGCAAAGAAATTTCAGAGCTTCAAGACGAGTTGAGAATGCGGTCTTCCAGCAATCCAGCAGGTTGGGGCCATGGAACTGCTGGATTGAACCCCTCTGTTCTGAACCCCGCAAGTGCAGTATTCTCATCCCAGCAGGCTATGCAACCACCCACCATTGCAAGCACTATATTCCCCATGCAGCAGCCACTGGCACCATCAGCAGTGATCGAGCATCCATATGCCACACCGCCACCACTGGAACTGAAGCTCTTCCCAGGAGCTGCATCTGTTGAAGTTTGCAAGCCATCAGAAGACCAGGAGGCTCCCAACCATGTGGCACGACCACAAGCAAGGTACCCGACACAATCAGCCTCATGGCCAGTGACCTTGTTCTCTGGCCTTCCAAGAATGGAAGATGAGCAGTGCAGTAGCAGCACAACCAGCAGCAGCAAGGAGGCAAGCACAGATAGAGATTGA
- the LOC112877855 gene encoding probable methyltransferase PMT2 produces MARNLTENRTRNTLIVVVVFGLCSFFYLLGAWQRSGSGGGDRIQNWVNEQTKCAQLPNLNFETHHRTSDLPNNTGSSKIKPFEPCDEQYTDYTPCEEQKRAMTFPRDNMIYRERHCPPDKEKLYCLIPAPKGYVAPFRWPKSRDFVPYANVPHKSLTVEKAIQNWVHYEGNVFRFPGGGTQFPQGADTYIDQLASVIPIAEGKVRTALDTGCGVASLGAYLLKKNVLTMSFAPRDNHEAQVQFALERGVPAYIGVLGSIKLPFPSRVFDMAHCSRCLIPWSGNDGMYMMEVDRVLRPGGYWVLSGPPIGWKIHYKGWKRTKEDLRNEQRKIEQFAELLCWKKISEKDGIAIWRKRLNDKSCSMKQDKPKIGKCELANDNDVWYKKMEVCITPLPEVNSVSEVAGGQLEPFPKRLNAGPPRITLGSVPGFSVQSYEEDNKLWQKHVEAYKKINNLLDTGRYRNIMDMNAGLGSFAAALESPKLWVMNVIPTIANTSTLGVIYERGLIGMYHDWCEGFSTYPRTYDLIHSNAIFSLYQNKCKFEDILLEMDRILRPEGAVIIRDKVDALVKVEKIANAMRWKTRLADHESGPHVPEKILFAVKRYRVVANKSS; encoded by the exons ATGGCTCGAAACTTGACTGAGAACAGGACCAGAAACACACTAATTGTAGTTGTGGTCTTTGGCCTCTGTTCCTTCTTTTATCTCTTGGGCGCATGGCAGCGAAGTGGTTCCGGAGGAGGAGACAGAATACAGAACTGGGTGAATGAACAGACCAAATGTGCACAACTCCCGAATCTGAATTTTGAGACCCATCATAGAACGTCCGACCTTCCAAACAATACTGGCAGTTCCAAAATTAAACCTTTCGAGCCATGTGATGAGCAGTACACTGATTACACTCCTTGTGAGGAGCAAAAGCGTGCGATGACCTTCCCTAGAGACAACATGATCTATCGGGAAAGGCATTGTCCGCCGGATAAGGAGAAGCTTTACTGTCTGATTCCAGCACCAAAGGGTTATGTTGCTCCTTTCCGATGGCCAAAGAGCCGTGATTTTGTTCCTTATGCCAATGTGCCTCACAAGAGCCTTACGGTTGAAAAGGCTATCCAAAACTGGGTGCACTATGAGGGAAATGTATTCAGGTTTCCTGGTGGTGGAACACAGTTTCCTCAGGGTGCAGATACATATATAGATCAGCTTGCTTCTGTCATCCCAATAGCTGAAGGAAAAGTGAGAACTGCTCTAGACACTGGTTGTGGG GTTGCCAGTCTGGGTGCTTACCTGTTGAAGAAAAATGTTTTGACCATGTCATTTGCGCCAAGGGATAATCATGAGGCACAAGTACAGTTTGCACTGGAGAGAGGTGTCCCTGCATATATTGGTGTCCTCGGATCAATAAAGCTGCCATTCCCATCTCGTGTCTTTGACATGGCTCATTGCTCAAGATGTTTAATTCCATGGAGTGGAAATG ATGGTATGTACATGATGGAAGTTGACAGAGTATTAAGGCCTGGCGGATATTGGGTGCTGTCAGGCCCGCCCATTGGCTGGAAGATTCACTATAAGGGGTGGAAACGAACAAAGGAAGATCTTCGGAATGAGCAGAGAAAAATAGAACAATTCGCAGAACTTCTTTGTTGGAAGAAGATATCTGAGAAGGATGGTATTGCCATATGGAGAAAGAGATTAAATGACAAGTCTTGCTCCATGAAGCAAGATAAACCAAAAATTGGCAAATGTGAGTTGGCGAACGACAATGATGTATG GTATAAGAAAATGGAAGTTTGTATAACCCCCCTTCCTGAGGTTAATAGTGTATCAGAGGTTGCTGGTGGTCAATTAGAGCCTTTTCCCAAGAGACTCAATGCAGGACCTCCTCGTATAACCCTTGGTTCTGTGCCTGGTTTCTCGGTTCAGTCATATGAAGAGGATAATAAACTTTGGCAGAAACATGTTGAGGCTTACAAGAAAATTAATAACTTGCTTGATACTGGAAGATATCGCAATATAATGGACATGAATGCAGGTCTTGGTAGCTTTGCTGCTGCACTGGAATCCCCAAAGTTGTGGGTCATGAATGTCATTCCAACAATTGCAAATACTTCCACTTTAGGTGTAATCTATGAGCGTGGATTAATAGGAATGTATCATGACTG GTGTGAAGGATTTTCTACTTACCCAAGGACATATGACCTCATACATTCTAATGCCATCTTCAGTTTGTACCAAAACAA GTGTAAGTTTGAAGATATACTCCTGGAAATGGACCGAATCTTACGCCCTGAGGGTGCAGTTATAATACGTGATAAGGTTGATGCTCTTGTGAAGGTAGAGAAAATAGCCAATGCCATGAGGTGGAAAACAAGATTGGCTGACCATGAGAGTGGCCCTCATGTGCCTGAGAAGATACTCTTTGCAGTTAAGCGGTATCGGGTGGTCGCAAACAAGAGCAGCTAA